In Anaerosporomusa subterranea, one DNA window encodes the following:
- a CDS encoding efflux RND transporter periplasmic adaptor subunit, giving the protein MLEKERARKLIIAGVAVTVLAAGGYGTYKYMNPKQAPTASHSSHQTGAPSAIVGDKVTLDAKARQLAGVQTAKVEKKALTKNIRTTGKVAVNETGKAYLTSRIMGRIDELYVNADGAYVAPGQALAAVYSTDYIAAQEEYILALETVQKLKNISPEMNQTNAKLLQAARRKLDLLGVSSGEIEHLEHTRQSNRQMIIRAQFGGTVTEKLAVAGAYVMAGEKLFGVTDLSTVWLYADVYERDIASIQLGQEVAVTTPAYPGQTFSGMISFISPIIDDATRTTKVRVELSNPDGKLKPNMFASAAIKSSLNESLVIPTSSLIDTGLRKIVFIAQDESTFVKRDVVIGQESNGFIQVLSGLNSGDVVVTKAAFLIDSQTQLGAYGSHAGHGSGKSGGGTPQQTVPANAPQSAPPAQTNVNSGHSGH; this is encoded by the coding sequence ATGCTTGAGAAGGAACGGGCAAGAAAACTGATCATCGCCGGTGTCGCTGTAACTGTACTCGCGGCAGGGGGCTACGGTACCTATAAATACATGAATCCTAAACAAGCACCAACGGCGAGCCATAGCTCCCATCAAACTGGCGCCCCGTCAGCAATTGTCGGCGACAAGGTGACACTAGATGCAAAAGCCAGGCAGTTGGCTGGGGTTCAAACAGCCAAAGTAGAAAAGAAAGCCCTGACAAAAAACATCCGGACAACTGGCAAGGTTGCCGTCAATGAAACAGGCAAAGCGTACCTTACATCAAGAATCATGGGTCGAATCGATGAACTCTATGTCAACGCAGACGGAGCTTACGTAGCTCCGGGGCAAGCTTTGGCCGCTGTTTATAGCACTGACTACATTGCCGCGCAGGAAGAATATATTCTTGCTCTAGAGACGGTACAAAAACTGAAAAATATCAGTCCAGAAATGAATCAGACCAATGCCAAACTCCTGCAGGCAGCGAGAAGAAAGCTCGACCTTCTCGGTGTGTCATCTGGGGAAATCGAGCATCTAGAGCACACGCGTCAATCAAATAGGCAAATGATCATTCGGGCTCAGTTCGGAGGGACTGTCACTGAAAAGCTAGCTGTTGCGGGCGCATATGTCATGGCAGGGGAAAAACTGTTTGGCGTGACAGATTTGTCTACCGTTTGGCTGTATGCCGACGTGTATGAGAGAGATATTGCTAGTATTCAACTGGGGCAAGAAGTAGCAGTAACCACGCCAGCCTATCCCGGACAGACCTTTTCTGGTATGATCAGCTTCATTTCTCCCATCATCGATGATGCTACCCGTACAACCAAAGTCCGGGTAGAACTTAGTAATCCAGATGGAAAACTAAAACCGAATATGTTCGCCAGTGCTGCCATCAAATCGTCACTTAATGAGAGTCTGGTCATTCCTACCTCTAGCCTTATCGACACAGGTCTTAGAAAAATTGTCTTCATCGCTCAAGACGAGTCGACGTTTGTAAAACGCGACGTTGTCATTGGTCAGGAGTCTAACGGATTTATTCAGGTACTATCAGGACTTAACTCGGGCGATGTGGTCGTAACAAAGGCAGCTTTCTTGATCGACTCGCAGACCCAGCTTGGAGCCTATGGCAGCCACGCTGGTCATGGAAGTGGTAAATCCGGAGGGGGTACCCCGCAACAGACAGTTCCGGCCAACGCGCCACAGTCTGCGCCACCCGCTCAGACCAATGTAAACAGCGGCCATAGCGGTCACTAG
- a CDS encoding efflux RND transporter permease subunit, which yields MINKIVELSLRNRAVVIALTVFIIAYGAFVLKDMPIDAFPDLSENQVLVYADWMGRGPQEVQDQITYPLETALRGLPKVKEIRSQSGFGMSLVTVIFEDGVDPYFARQVVNEKTQQALPNLPQGVVPTLGPVSTPMGQVFMYTLESDSHNLAELRTTQDFFLKQQLSSVTGVAEVASIGGYVLQYQVNLDPNLLRAYNVGIGQVYSAIASNNANVGAKVVEQNGQEFVIRGLGLVESLEDINNIVITQNNNIPVSVKDVARVELGPDARRGVLTKFGNEAAGGIVIQQANENTLQVIDRVKEKITEIQPSLPEGMKIVPFYDQTGVVKRAVSTLTEALTEEFLVVFLVVLLFMGNLRASIIVTSAIPIGILIAFILMKGINLSANLMSLGGIAIGIGVMTDAAIVMVENIYRHLAENQGRRSVIDVALEASKEVAGPLFFSLSVVIVTFFPVFALTGTEGKMYNPMAWTKTFALAGSLILAVTLIPVLCTVLLRGKIKEEQTWVVKKLNQTYLPILQTAIKHRKLTMGFALVMMLVSFSLVPFIGTEFMPRLEEGSILVMPTMLPSVSLTEATEAAKKMDLLIMEIPEVAMSVGKVGRAKSAMDPAPISMIETIVTLKPKDQWRPGYTQTDIELDMMGKLANLPGLNLAFTQPIAGRLAMLTTGIRTELGVKIFGDDINVIQQKALEVEKVLSTVPGVSDLLAERILGAPYLEMNIDRAKVARYGLSISDVEDAIELTVGGRSATTTIEGKKRVDILVRFNRDSRENIDAMKNILIPIAGAGGVKAAAGGGGGMGGGMGGGAAAFGAVSPGAYVPLGEVAEFRVVDGPSMISSENGMYRALVQLNTRDRDIGSVVEEANKLINEQVEFPPGFYYKWAGQYENQERAKARLAIVIPAVILMTFMLLFMSFSTVKGAVMILLNVPFSLVGGIASVFLTNTNFNVAVAVGFIALFGIAVQDGVMMLDRITELSKEKPIKEAVIDGAMDRFRPVIMTCTVAGIGLFPLLFSSGAGAEVQRPMALVIVGGLVSSTFLTLILLPCIYYAWHNKVPTAPSDSKTVSN from the coding sequence ATGATTAATAAAATAGTAGAATTATCGCTGCGTAATAGAGCAGTTGTCATCGCACTGACTGTCTTCATCATCGCCTACGGCGCTTTTGTCTTAAAAGACATGCCCATAGACGCATTTCCAGATTTAAGCGAAAATCAGGTGCTGGTCTATGCCGACTGGATGGGACGTGGACCGCAGGAAGTCCAAGATCAAATCACGTATCCTTTGGAAACCGCTCTGAGAGGGTTGCCGAAGGTGAAAGAAATTCGATCACAGTCTGGATTTGGAATGTCACTAGTAACTGTCATTTTTGAAGATGGGGTTGACCCCTACTTTGCGCGACAGGTGGTCAATGAAAAGACGCAGCAGGCATTGCCGAATCTGCCGCAAGGCGTAGTACCGACCCTTGGACCTGTCAGCACGCCGATGGGCCAGGTCTTCATGTATACCCTTGAAAGTGACAGTCACAACCTCGCTGAACTCCGTACAACCCAAGATTTCTTTTTAAAACAGCAGCTTAGCTCTGTTACCGGGGTGGCGGAAGTTGCCAGTATCGGCGGCTATGTCCTGCAATACCAAGTCAATCTTGATCCGAACTTACTCAGAGCCTACAACGTTGGCATCGGTCAGGTATATAGCGCCATCGCTAGCAACAATGCCAATGTGGGCGCTAAAGTGGTGGAGCAAAATGGCCAAGAGTTTGTCATCCGTGGTTTAGGCTTAGTTGAATCGCTTGAAGACATCAATAACATCGTCATTACGCAAAACAACAATATACCGGTCTCTGTTAAGGATGTCGCCCGTGTTGAGCTGGGGCCGGATGCCCGTCGAGGTGTCCTAACCAAGTTTGGCAATGAAGCGGCCGGCGGCATCGTGATCCAGCAAGCGAATGAAAACACGCTCCAGGTGATTGACCGCGTCAAGGAGAAGATCACCGAGATACAGCCGTCATTGCCGGAGGGGATGAAAATCGTACCCTTCTATGATCAGACCGGTGTGGTAAAACGGGCTGTTAGTACCTTAACTGAGGCTCTCACGGAAGAGTTCCTCGTGGTTTTCTTAGTCGTGCTGCTATTTATGGGCAACTTACGTGCAAGTATTATCGTTACGAGCGCGATACCCATCGGCATCCTGATCGCCTTTATTTTAATGAAAGGCATTAACCTCTCGGCAAACCTGATGTCATTAGGTGGTATTGCCATCGGTATCGGGGTTATGACAGATGCTGCCATTGTCATGGTCGAGAACATTTATCGGCATTTGGCGGAAAATCAAGGCCGGCGCAGTGTTATTGACGTAGCCTTAGAAGCGTCAAAAGAGGTAGCGGGACCGCTTTTCTTCTCACTGAGCGTTGTTATCGTGACATTTTTCCCCGTCTTTGCGCTGACTGGGACAGAGGGGAAAATGTACAATCCGATGGCATGGACCAAAACCTTCGCTTTAGCGGGTTCGCTCATCTTAGCAGTTACTCTGATTCCGGTTTTATGTACTGTATTGCTGCGGGGCAAGATCAAAGAAGAACAAACCTGGGTTGTTAAGAAGCTGAATCAGACCTACTTGCCCATCTTGCAAACAGCCATTAAGCACCGCAAACTGACGATGGGCTTCGCTCTTGTGATGATGCTTGTCAGCTTTTCGCTGGTGCCATTCATCGGCACAGAGTTTATGCCTAGACTGGAAGAAGGCAGTATCCTCGTCATGCCGACCATGCTGCCATCGGTTTCATTAACAGAGGCAACTGAGGCGGCGAAAAAGATGGATCTGCTCATCATGGAAATTCCGGAAGTGGCAATGTCTGTCGGTAAGGTGGGGCGCGCCAAATCAGCCATGGACCCGGCGCCAATCAGCATGATTGAGACGATTGTTACATTAAAACCGAAAGATCAGTGGCGACCTGGCTATACGCAAACAGATATTGAACTAGATATGATGGGCAAATTAGCTAATCTGCCTGGATTAAATCTGGCGTTTACCCAGCCAATCGCAGGCAGACTAGCCATGCTGACGACCGGGATCAGAACTGAACTGGGCGTCAAGATATTCGGCGACGATATTAATGTTATACAGCAAAAGGCACTAGAAGTTGAAAAAGTATTATCCACCGTTCCCGGTGTTAGTGACTTACTCGCTGAACGCATTCTGGGGGCGCCATATCTGGAAATGAATATTGATCGTGCAAAGGTTGCTCGCTATGGGTTAAGTATCAGTGACGTAGAAGACGCCATTGAGCTAACTGTTGGCGGCAGGTCTGCGACGACCACCATCGAGGGGAAAAAGCGGGTCGACATCCTGGTGCGCTTTAATCGGGATAGCCGCGAAAATATCGATGCGATGAAGAATATCCTTATCCCCATTGCTGGCGCTGGCGGAGTTAAAGCAGCGGCCGGTGGGGGCGGCGGAATGGGTGGCGGCATGGGAGGCGGCGCTGCTGCATTTGGTGCCGTGAGTCCTGGGGCTTATGTGCCGCTCGGCGAGGTAGCGGAGTTTAGAGTTGTTGACGGCCCGTCCATGATCAGTAGCGAAAACGGAATGTATCGGGCTCTCGTACAGCTGAATACCCGAGATCGCGATATTGGAAGCGTTGTCGAAGAAGCAAACAAGCTGATTAATGAGCAAGTGGAATTTCCACCGGGATTTTACTATAAGTGGGCTGGTCAATATGAAAACCAGGAACGCGCCAAAGCCCGACTGGCCATCGTTATTCCGGCCGTGATCTTGATGACATTCATGCTGCTGTTTATGTCGTTTAGCACAGTGAAAGGCGCGGTCATGATTCTGTTGAATGTTCCCTTCTCGCTAGTTGGCGGCATTGCATCAGTTTTCCTAACCAACACAAACTTCAATGTAGCGGTGGCTGTAGGGTTTATTGCCTTGTTTGGCATTGCAGTGCAAGATGGTGTTATGATGCTGGATCGTATAACCGAATTGTCTAAGGAAAAGCCTATCAAGGAAGCCGTTATTGACGGAGCTATGGATCGTTTCCGACCGGTTATCATGACCTGCACAGTAGCCGGGATCGGCCTGTTCCCGCTGCTCTTCTCGTCAGGCGCCGGCGCTGAAGTGCAAAGACCGATGGCTCTTGTTATTGTTGGTGGCTTAGTATCCTCGACGTTCTTGACACTGATCTTGCTGCCATGTATTTATTACGCGTGGCATAATAAAGTGCCAACAGCGCCGTCGGATAGCAAAACAGTAAGTAATTAA
- a CDS encoding DUF2933 domain-containing protein, with the protein MKHMVMMLVCCLVPLGLAFLLKGLGYSTIAGYMMLLLCPLMHIVMMKMMTKKDETKEEKAM; encoded by the coding sequence ATGAAACACATGGTAATGATGCTGGTTTGCTGCTTGGTACCATTAGGTCTGGCATTTCTCCTTAAAGGATTAGGCTATTCCACAATAGCTGGTTATATGATGCTATTGCTGTGCCCACTGATGCACATTGTGATGATGAAAATGATGACTAAAAAGGATGAGACAAAGGAGGAGAAGGCGATGTAA
- a CDS encoding small basic family protein gives MLLPVAGVVVGFIIGLLFEIQVPIAYAKYTSVALLASLDSVFGGMRSGIEGNFDNTVFITGFFTNALLASGMVYIGERIGIDLYYVALLAFGLRVFQNIAIIRRNLLSK, from the coding sequence ATGTTATTGCCGGTTGCCGGTGTTGTGGTCGGATTTATTATTGGACTTTTATTCGAAATCCAAGTGCCTATTGCATACGCGAAGTATACATCTGTAGCGCTACTGGCCTCGTTAGATTCCGTATTTGGTGGTATGCGGTCAGGAATCGAAGGGAACTTTGATAATACAGTATTTATCACTGGCTTCTTCACTAATGCATTGCTAGCTTCTGGAATGGTTTACATCGGAGAACGAATTGGAATTGATTTGTATTATGTTGCGCTGTTAGCTTTCGGATTGCGCGTGTTTCAAAACATCGCGATCATACGACGGAATCTTCTTAGCAAGTGA
- a CDS encoding DUF881 domain-containing protein: MKLRKGQIALTLVCIILGLMLAIQFRTTDGNLPLQSQRAEDLTRRLAQVDQERTTLQNEVHKLRSGVTSSADAEQIKAKAGFTRITGAGIQVTMDDRGVKSGPGKNSELYLIRDSDILLVLNELKAAGAEAISINGQRVISTTEVRNAGPAIVVNNIAISSPIEIKATGDPAMLENALKIRGGVIETRQIWGIQIAVTKQQNVEIPMYKGPQRFNYAKPVKEGTL, translated from the coding sequence ATGAAACTACGAAAAGGGCAAATCGCACTAACACTTGTTTGCATTATTCTCGGTCTTATGCTTGCTATTCAGTTTCGTACCACTGATGGGAATCTCCCCCTACAGTCTCAGCGGGCGGAAGACTTGACGCGACGTTTGGCTCAGGTTGACCAGGAACGAACGACATTGCAAAATGAGGTTCATAAATTACGCAGCGGCGTAACCTCTTCCGCTGATGCGGAACAGATTAAAGCAAAAGCCGGCTTCACTCGTATAACAGGGGCGGGAATTCAAGTTACCATGGATGACCGTGGCGTCAAGTCTGGCCCTGGAAAAAACTCCGAGTTGTATTTAATCCGTGACAGCGATATTTTGCTCGTATTGAACGAGTTAAAAGCGGCCGGCGCAGAAGCCATCAGCATAAACGGACAGAGAGTCATCTCGACGACAGAGGTCCGAAACGCAGGTCCGGCGATTGTCGTCAACAATATTGCTATCTCTTCACCAATTGAAATTAAGGCCACAGGTGACCCAGCGATGCTGGAAAATGCATTAAAGATTCGGGGCGGAGTAATTGAAACCCGCCAAATATGGGGTATCCAGATTGCAGTTACCAAGCAACAGAACGTAGAAATCCCGATGTACAAAGGCCCACAACGGTTTAACTACGCAAAACCCGTAAAGGAAGGTACACTATAA
- a CDS encoding TMEM165/GDT1 family protein — MVAFITSLAFVVLAEMGDKTQLLAMAFATRFRWQTVMWGVFVATVLNHLFAVIVGNYITQFMPMSYVQIAAAASFIVFGLWTIRGDELAGEEKANHRSPFWTVAIAFFIAEMGDKTQLATIALAAQFNTVLPVWMGTTAGMMVADGIGIIVGIVLGKRIPERTVKWVAALIFIAFGLIGLYEYLPKEYITTPAIIGALAATGIAIYLVSRMGQGKESEDEASANTEEA; from the coding sequence ATGGTAGCGTTTATCACTTCTTTGGCGTTTGTAGTCTTGGCGGAAATGGGAGATAAGACTCAACTTCTAGCAATGGCCTTTGCGACCCGCTTTCGCTGGCAGACGGTTATGTGGGGCGTTTTTGTCGCAACCGTCCTAAACCACCTATTCGCAGTCATAGTTGGCAATTACATCACTCAGTTTATGCCTATGAGTTACGTTCAAATTGCGGCAGCAGCTTCCTTTATCGTATTTGGACTTTGGACAATCCGTGGCGATGAACTAGCTGGAGAGGAAAAGGCTAACCACCGCAGCCCATTTTGGACTGTCGCCATCGCATTCTTCATTGCGGAAATGGGCGATAAAACCCAATTGGCGACAATAGCATTAGCGGCTCAGTTTAATACGGTCCTTCCGGTCTGGATGGGGACAACTGCAGGTATGATGGTTGCAGACGGTATCGGTATAATTGTTGGCATCGTACTTGGGAAGCGCATCCCCGAACGAACAGTTAAATGGGTCGCAGCCTTGATTTTTATTGCATTTGGCTTGATTGGTCTATATGAGTATCTGCCTAAAGAATATATCACCACTCCAGCAATTATCGGAGCGCTAGCTGCTACCGGAATTGCGATTTATCTGGTTTCCCGCATGGGACAAGGAAAAGAATCAGAAGACGAAGCTTCTGCAAATACAGAAGAGGCATGA
- a CDS encoding ABC1 kinase family protein, with amino-acid sequence MALWHRDDAVRARARHIASVFVRYGFGFLVKDLGLRRFFTFDSWSRASALEKTLQSEEFRRLVQTLPAMLEELGPTFIKLGQFFSSRPDIVPLFVTDALQRLQEQVTPVPFERIQEVISENLPDYKEWFVSIEPEPLGVASIAQAHMAILQDGRKVVIKVRKPEVINQIELDLMVLQKIVGFLADQPEVYKLLDIENSFAIFSHSLRKEIDFAVEAGNIQMFSRLLGGEGLARVPQVEWRLSNENILTMEFIEGISIEEAAIKQDLTVRRELARKFLESFLRQVLLHGVFHGDPHSGNIRLTPTGEIVYLDFGIVGRTDPRMTERLVENFTAIQNTDVEALMNVALEMGESSGNTNWQNYYEDMAELLFVSQGMAQGKVEMGKMIFGMMQISQRHGIRMPERLLLLGKAFAIAEGNARKIDPEVNFLDISRPIIEEFLHKNILPQPSETVLLANALDVKKKLRILFSELPAFISGVTRGDKKIPLSISGMDFIGEKLDKSINRIAYSLIIASMLLTSAIMMHSGIGPIQHQIHFTGYWLLFVALGATVYLFFRIFRQMKK; translated from the coding sequence ATGGCTCTATGGCATAGAGACGATGCGGTGCGAGCGAGAGCCCGTCATATTGCGAGTGTGTTTGTCAGGTATGGGTTTGGTTTTTTAGTAAAAGATTTAGGGTTGCGGCGGTTTTTTACCTTCGATTCCTGGAGTAGAGCCTCTGCGCTGGAAAAAACACTTCAAAGTGAGGAGTTCCGGCGTCTGGTTCAAACGCTACCAGCGATGCTGGAAGAGTTGGGGCCGACTTTTATTAAGCTTGGCCAATTTTTTAGCAGTCGGCCGGATATTGTGCCGCTATTTGTGACCGATGCCTTACAACGTCTGCAGGAGCAAGTGACTCCGGTACCGTTTGAGCGCATACAAGAAGTAATCTCGGAAAACTTGCCGGATTACAAAGAATGGTTTGTATCTATTGAGCCGGAGCCGCTGGGGGTCGCATCCATTGCTCAGGCTCATATGGCCATCTTACAGGATGGGCGTAAAGTCGTGATTAAAGTCCGGAAACCGGAGGTTATCAATCAGATTGAACTCGATTTAATGGTGTTGCAAAAAATCGTTGGATTTTTAGCTGACCAGCCCGAAGTGTATAAATTGCTGGATATAGAAAATAGTTTCGCAATTTTTTCTCATTCGCTTCGCAAGGAAATTGATTTTGCCGTAGAAGCCGGCAATATCCAGATGTTCAGCCGCTTGCTGGGTGGCGAAGGGTTAGCTCGTGTGCCGCAGGTAGAGTGGCGTCTCAGCAACGAGAACATCTTAACGATGGAGTTTATAGAGGGAATTAGTATTGAGGAGGCGGCAATAAAACAAGACCTGACGGTTCGTAGGGAACTGGCGCGTAAGTTTCTGGAAAGTTTTCTGCGTCAGGTTTTACTGCACGGTGTCTTTCATGGTGACCCGCATTCCGGTAATATTCGCCTAACCCCAACAGGAGAAATAGTCTATCTCGATTTTGGCATTGTTGGGCGTACTGATCCGCGAATGACTGAACGATTAGTAGAGAATTTTACCGCGATACAAAATACCGATGTAGAAGCACTGATGAACGTGGCGCTGGAAATGGGAGAATCCTCAGGTAATACGAACTGGCAAAACTATTATGAGGATATGGCTGAATTGCTTTTTGTATCTCAAGGCATGGCTCAGGGAAAAGTAGAGATGGGCAAAATGATTTTTGGGATGATGCAGATTTCGCAAAGGCACGGCATCCGTATGCCGGAGCGACTGTTGCTATTGGGTAAAGCATTTGCCATTGCTGAAGGAAATGCGCGTAAGATTGACCCGGAGGTTAATTTTCTAGATATATCACGGCCGATCATCGAAGAATTTCTACATAAAAATATTCTACCACAGCCCAGTGAAACAGTATTACTGGCGAATGCTCTTGATGTTAAGAAAAAGCTACGGATTCTGTTCTCCGAACTCCCGGCCTTTATTTCCGGTGTTACTCGCGGGGATAAGAAAATACCGTTGTCCATTAGTGGCATGGATTTTATCGGGGAGAAATTGGACAAATCCATAAACCGGATTGCCTACAGTTTGATAATTGCCAGTATGCTCCTCACTTCAGCGATCATGATGCATTCTGGGATAGGGCCGATCCAGCATCAAATTCACTTCACCGGATATTGGCTGTTGTTTGTAGCCTTGGGGGCGACGGTATATTTGTTTTTTCGCATTTTTCGCCAGATGAAAAAATAG
- a CDS encoding DUF2680 domain-containing protein — protein sequence MKKSWIFGIAALVVVMGASFALAATPAPQSMMGQGMDMTQMGEFHQQMVEQHVKDGVLTPEQAKSMNDHMTQMGSMMNSGIMGGNGSSMMGQGMMKAAPQQ from the coding sequence ATGAAAAAAAGTTGGATTTTTGGGATTGCCGCATTAGTAGTGGTGATGGGGGCATCGTTCGCCTTGGCAGCAACACCGGCTCCCCAATCGATGATGGGGCAAGGCATGGATATGACCCAAATGGGCGAGTTTCATCAGCAAATGGTCGAACAACACGTCAAAGATGGCGTCTTGACGCCTGAACAGGCAAAAAGTATGAATGACCACATGACGCAAATGGGTTCGATGATGAACAGCGGCATAATGGGTGGGAACGGATCGAGCATGATGGGCCAAGGTATGATGAAAGCTGCCCCCCAACAATAA
- a CDS encoding methyl-accepting chemotaxis protein — protein MVAEEVRKLAEQSEAVAKKIAAMIGEIQEDTVRAVAAMQNGTREVKTGTKVVNNAGQAFGEIASFVEKVSEQVSEIALAIEKIAVNSGHVVASMREIDRVSKHTTAETQTISAATEEQSASMEEMAASSQRLAQMALDWKALLNNLRYKQKSCPITQLFCSIIWNGFFLFKLSFPMHNLRASLFAYTLEVLLLVADITCRFRQSALFGLTG, from the coding sequence GTGGTAGCAGAGGAAGTACGTAAACTGGCCGAGCAATCAGAAGCGGTGGCAAAGAAAATTGCCGCTATGATCGGCGAAATCCAGGAGGATACCGTGCGGGCTGTAGCGGCTATGCAGAACGGCACGCGCGAGGTTAAGACTGGTACCAAAGTAGTGAATAACGCTGGGCAGGCGTTTGGTGAAATCGCATCTTTCGTTGAAAAAGTATCCGAGCAGGTTAGCGAGATTGCATTAGCGATTGAGAAAATTGCCGTTAACAGCGGGCACGTCGTTGCTTCTATGCGGGAAATTGATCGTGTAAGCAAGCATACTACCGCCGAGACCCAGACAATTTCGGCAGCCACTGAAGAACAGTCGGCCTCAATGGAGGAGATGGCAGCATCTAGTCAGCGGCTAGCACAAATGGCACTGGACTGGAAGGCGCTGTTAAACAATTTAAGGTATAAACAAAAGAGCTGCCCAATAACGCAGCTCTTTTGTTCTATAATATGGAATGGGTTCTTCCTGTTCAAATTATCTTTTCCAATGCATAACCTTCGAGCTTCTTTGTTTGCATATACTCTTGAAGTTTTGCTTCTAGTTGCTGATATAACCTGTCGCTTTCGTCAAAGCGCTTTGTTTGGTCTAACTGGTTAA
- a CDS encoding multicopper oxidase family protein — protein MQYQQGEVASATSPFVAPQPKGFAGIENRIPDFTLDLNSVMDMASHSVISTPAAPAGGHAGHGAPAPIVTNETQMQGGMRWTINGKSYPDVAALQVKLGQIVKVRIINNDVSTAEKMDHPIHIHGTEFQIVSLNGKAPEREMWKDTVNVPAGEYVDIAFTMNNPGTWMLHCHILDHEDGGMMTTVVAK, from the coding sequence ATGCAATACCAACAAGGGGAAGTTGCCTCTGCAACATCACCTTTTGTCGCACCTCAACCGAAAGGGTTTGCCGGCATTGAGAACCGGATACCTGACTTTACGCTTGACCTAAATTCAGTAATGGACATGGCGTCTCATAGTGTTATCTCTACGCCTGCCGCTCCAGCGGGCGGACATGCGGGACACGGAGCACCGGCTCCAATTGTAACCAATGAAACACAGATGCAGGGCGGCATGCGTTGGACCATTAACGGCAAGTCGTACCCTGATGTTGCTGCGTTACAGGTCAAGCTTGGACAAATTGTTAAAGTTCGGATTATTAATAATGACGTAAGCACGGCTGAGAAAATGGACCACCCTATCCACATTCACGGCACTGAATTCCAGATTGTATCCCTAAACGGCAAAGCACCTGAACGAGAAATGTGGAAAGATACCGTTAATGTACCTGCCGGCGAGTATGTCGATATTGCCTTTACAATGAATAACCCTGGCACATGGATGCTTCACTGCCACATCCTTGACCACGAAGATGGTGGTATGATGACTACTGTTGTAGCTAAATAA
- a CDS encoding multicopper oxidase domain-containing protein, which yields MLFKKEGAVYIHWHGLVIPNDQDGPGKTIKPGEKYSYSFIVSESGTYWYHSHYRPVLDQVDNGLYAPIIVKAPEDDKYSDDHIYGVR from the coding sequence CTGCTATTTAAAAAGGAAGGGGCCGTCTACATTCACTGGCACGGTCTTGTAATACCTAACGACCAGGATGGACCAGGTAAAACTATCAAACCCGGTGAAAAGTACTCCTACTCATTTATAGTGAGCGAATCGGGAACATATTGGTACCATTCTCACTATCGGCCTGTACTTGACCAGGTTGACAATGGTTTATATGCTCCAATTATCGTCAAGGCTCCGGAAGACGATAAATACAGCGACGACCATATCTATGGTGTTAGATGA
- the lgt gene encoding prolipoprotein diacylglyceryl transferase, translated as MYPILFSINGFEVRAWGLLVGLGILAGLWLATRLAKNSEFSEEMLQEYLIYGVMVGFIGARLWEVMFSWQQYVDNPLHALMFWDGGLSIQGAVAANALLAWWYFTRKGLSFWRFADIAAPALILGQAIGRIGCFFNGDAYGKPTDAWYGVIYHPGTPAYQAWGPAPLVPAELMEAGLDLVILAVLLRIFRRKQFDGQVALAYFVLYSLARFGLEFLRTDSLMIGGIKAAQLTALLTALVAAGWWMWRSRKPLTPKAKRARRK; from the coding sequence ATGTATCCGATACTATTTAGTATAAACGGATTTGAGGTTCGCGCCTGGGGTCTGCTGGTAGGCCTCGGTATTCTTGCCGGACTATGGTTAGCAACCCGGCTGGCGAAGAACAGTGAATTTAGCGAAGAGATGCTGCAGGAATATCTGATATACGGAGTGATGGTGGGTTTCATCGGCGCCCGGCTATGGGAGGTAATGTTTTCATGGCAGCAATATGTAGATAACCCACTGCACGCACTAATGTTTTGGGATGGTGGTCTATCTATTCAGGGGGCAGTAGCTGCTAATGCACTATTAGCATGGTGGTATTTCACCCGTAAAGGGCTTTCCTTTTGGCGATTTGCCGATATTGCCGCCCCGGCCCTTATTTTAGGTCAAGCCATAGGCCGTATTGGCTGTTTTTTCAATGGCGATGCGTATGGCAAACCAACCGATGCCTGGTATGGTGTAATCTATCATCCAGGTACACCTGCCTATCAGGCTTGGGGACCGGCGCCGTTGGTACCGGCTGAATTAATGGAAGCAGGTCTGGATTTGGTTATTCTTGCCGTATTACTGCGTATATTCCGTCGCAAACAATTCGACGGTCAAGTTGCGTTAGCTTATTTTGTGTTGTACTCACTGGCTCGGTTTGGCTTGGAGTTCTTACGGACTGACAGTCTGATGATCGGCGGTATAAAGGCAGCGCAATTAACTGCACTGTTGACGGCACTAGTAGCGGCGGGCTGGTGGATGTGGCGAAGCAGAAAACCGTTAACACCGAAAGCAAAACGTGCGCGGCGTAAATGA